The window tcaatggattattgtaattacttctgttttctattcaatcacgcttgtttctattctaagatattcactcgcactttaacatgatgaatgtgatgatccgtgacactcatcaccattctcacctatgaatgcgtgcctgacaaccacctccgttctatctgcaatagcttgagtgtgtatctcttgggttcctggtttaCGTGTTTGATTGcgtctcctgacaacagagcattcaaatccgtgagaccagagtcttcgtggtataagctagaatcaattggcagcattcttgagatttgaaaagtctaaaccttgtctgtggtattccgagtaggatctgggaaaggatgactatgatgagcttcaaactcatgaatgttgggcatagtgacagtgtgcaaaaggatcaatggatcttattccaacactagtgagaaccgacagatgattagccctacgaaacctgtagctggaccattttcactgagaggatggatggtagccattgacaacggtgatccaccaacatacagcttgccatggaaggagccttgtgtgcgtgaagaagaagacagtaggaaagcagagattcataagacagagtatctccaaaacctcaacctgttttccagtactgcataacaagtattatttaatccatgttcttttactcattccaattaaaactaagaattattgttgatatcctgactaagagttacaagataaccatagcttgcttcaaaccgacaatctccgtgggatcgacccttactcacgtaaggtattacttggacgacccagtgcacttgctggttagttgtgcggaattgcaaaagtgtgattgtaatttcgtgcaccacagacGTATTGTCCTCACACGGAGCAGGAGACAGCAGCAATGGGCCTAGATCCACGACCGGCCCGACCTCAGTGACAGGCTCAGCTTCCCCCATGTGGCACTGGGCACAGGCATCACTACCAGGATCCACACCGGAGATAGTGATTGTAGTATTCTCTGTATTGTAGTCGGTTTTGTGATTATGTATGTAGCTAACATTAATTTAGGTGTATGGTATGTACATTCAGATTTAACTTGGATTGAATGTTAGTGGCCCTTTGATTATGTGTATTGTTATTTAGATTCGTCTTCTCTCTACTTTGCATTTAATTTTATGCTTACTGTTCctttcaagaaaaagaaaataaaaaaaaaaccatgatCTCATAGACTGATTATTTCTCATTAAACATTGCATTGACACTACAACATTAGATTACATGCTACATAAAAAAAAAGACCAACACATGACAACTGCGGTAAACATACGACACTAGTGAGACCTATACGTCACCCGTGGGCTGATTAGGACATCCTCTTCTAGTATGACCGTACTGCCTACACAGGCCACACCACTTCTCATGCCGCTCGGTCTCATCCATGTCGTTACGGAATCTGGTGGATACGGGCCTTCTAGATGCTTTCTGACGCATTGCTGGGTTAGGACTCAGCCTAGTCCCATGCCACGCTGCCCACATCGACTCATATGGGATAGGGAAAAACTCCATCTCGTACACCTTGAAAACAACTTCTTATCAGTACACAGGATGCATATACGGGGCCCATTCAATGCTAGCAGCGGCAGACCAAGCTAGTGCGTGACGACAAGGATAGTGGAGAGACTGGAATAACCTGCAGTCACACGTGCCATCTGATAGTCGAACACGGAAGGAACCGCCCCCCCATCTCTCAAAAGGCTCAAGCTCCTCAACAACAAACACCGATGCCCGCCTGTCACAGTGGGTGACACGCATCTTCGGTATCCCTTCTCTGTTCTTCTCAATGACGGCCAATAGTCTCTGTGCGGCATCCAGCAGCGAGCTGTGACTGCGCCTTTCTACCCTTCGTGACGAATAAATTCTGTTATCTCTCGTACGTGATGTGCACAATGACAGATATTGGCAAGTACCGGGTGCCCTTCAACATTGCATTGATGCACTCGGATAGATTTGTCGTCATGTGGCCAAACCGACGCCCGCCGTCGCAATGTTGTAGCCAAATATCGTTCCTGAAACAACTAGTCCAGTTAACCATGGTAGGCGAGACTCCTCTCAACGCATCCATGTACCACTCATAATCGGCCTTGCTTGGACTATAAGTAGCATTAATGAGGTACTTCTTGCCTTCGGCTGACTTGAACCGTGTCATGAAGTTCGCAGCCATGTGTCCTATGCAGTAAGCATGGTAGGCTCTAGGCGGAGTCCAACCGCTGTCTTCGGCGCTAAGCACTACCTTGATAGCCTGAGATCTGTCGGATATAACCAGCAGGCCATCCTGTAGTGTGACGTGGCGTCTCGGATTAGTTAGGAAGAACAACCATGACTCGGTGCTCTCGGACTCCACAATGGCAAAGGCAATAGGCAGGATGTTGCTATTCCCATCTTGCGCCACTGCAATAAGCAACACACCACCATACATGCCATACAGATGAGTACCATCTATAGAGACAAagggcttgcaatgcttgaaggCTTCTACACATGACGGGAAAGACCAAAATACCTTGTCGAACATACTGCAGTCACGTACAAGGAGGTGCCCATCGTAGAATGGTTTGACACGGACGTCACAAAGGGTACCAGGAAAATAGCTCTGCAGTGCTTGAAACAACTTGGAAACCTTattgtatgactcctcccaatctCCATAGATTTGTGCAATTGCCTTCTGCTTGGCCATCCACACCTTTCTATAGgagggtttgaagtgatagctcgCTTGGACCGCACCTTGCAAAACCGGAATGCTGACAGAGGGGTTGGATTGAATCAATGGCAAGATGACCCGTCATATGAGATTGCTGTCTAGCTGACAATGGTCTTGAGACATGGTGGGTGCTAGACAACTATGCACTCCACCAACCCTCCGAACCTCCCTGAACACAACAACACAAGACTCCTTTAGGCACTTTGTACACCTACTAAGTATATCATAATGAAGTATTGAAAGGCACACATAAACTTAATATTACCAGTATCCGAGGTTCTGTCGAAGAGCCACACGGAGGCTCCATTGACACCCATTATCAGCTTGACGGTactgcacatggtactttaaccgGTCTGATTCTATCACTCGGTACTCCGCACTCCTTcgaatactgtagttcttcacaccTTGAAGCACTGCCTCTCGACTTCTAAACTTGTGTTTGACCCAAAACTCTACACTGCCGTCTAGGTTGTAATCCTCTTCACCCGTGTCAAGAAATGGAGTCCTCTCATGCATGGCGTCCAAATCCAGACCGTGATAGTGAGACGAAACTGCCGAAAGCGCCGGTATCGAAAGATGGGGAGGTAGGACATGGCGGGGGGCAGTCGGAACGGGTGTCTCCGGAACACAATCATTCTCATCCTCACCATCGAACGATTTACTATCACCACTGTCCGCCACGTAATCCTCATCCGACTCCTCCTCACCCTCCTCCGCCTCATCCACTGGAACGGCGACATGAATGGGCGGTGGTGCGAGAGGTCGGTTGTCCTGCACATAGGTCGAGTGTACAGAAGGACCACCGCCACTGTGCCCCACCTCTACAGACATCTCCATTACTTGCTCTGCCATGATCCTCCCATGTATATTGAACATCACTCGCACATGCTCGTCCCCTTGAAGTCGGAATAGTCAAAATCGAAAGACTCCATTACCCATGGAGGCCAGTAACCTATACGCCACCCTTCCGATTTCTCTCGCCACTGTACCTCCGAGCTTGCTCAGtatcaaactcttcaaatccGACAACGTATTCACACGTTGAGTGCGAAACAATATCGGATCCTCGCACTCAAATGTGACCCCGTTGTCGCCGTTAAACATGCGGCCATTGGGATACACAAGCACAACTATATAAGGATTATTACTGGCCATGCCTTGTATTTAGGAGAAATATGATACGAAAAGTTTGTGAAGAATACCAAGGGTTACACATCTTTTTATAGCTGGTGGGAACACAACTCattgtatctcgtttacagtgtaaacgagatagatTATGTGTCATATCTCATtcacactgtaaatgagatatgaCTGGAGAACGCAAAatggtaaatatttttaaaattatttatttcgataattaatgtatttttttatttatttaaataaaaaatctggcTAGAAAGATGTTCAGTATTTATTACGTGCTTTCTGCTTAAGGCATATTATTTTTTCTctgcttttcatttttatttctaacAAGTCCTTTATATTTTCTGTCATAATATTTTAATCTGATagtcatttttaaaatttcattcaTTCTTATAAATTTTGAAAGTACCTCAATAAGCAACACTGAAGTATTAAAAGCTAGATTACATGGAAAGATATTAAGAATAACTCATTACTAGCAATCCATCCTACACCTAACACTACTACAATTTTTCCCAATTCCATTACAACAAAAGACTGGACAATGTGTATTTCTTGGACTTCCAGCTCCAATTTCTCATAGATTTTTGTCACCTTCCTCAATGGCACCATTTTGAaccttttttttggtgactgaaataaactaaacaaagaaaaataaaactaacaaaacaaGGAAttgcttaaatagagggacagtcccatttaagactactcttaaactcctcccaaggtgaaagaagctccacatgtgaaagttgtaacttcattgccatctttgccatagtatctgccaccgtgtttgcatctctcataatcaaacgaaagtcaacacgccaattccaatgcatgatatctcttattttgagcaccaatggatcaataaacccaaaaccatcttgagtaacaagattaaatgcttccacacaatccgtctcacaaataacatctcgttgacccacatcccaagctaagagatatcctctccaaatggcaaacaattctccttgaagaatactattactctcaatcattcccaaacacccctttgccaactcccatgacaatctctaataacacaagcaaaaccaacactatcacctgatgcacgaaaacttgtctctcaacaaattttcctcggcaagtataccgaattgttgtcaagtaaaaactcacaatagagtgaggtcgaatcccacaggaattgattggtcaagcaactttaatcagaggaatgttctagttgagctaagaagaaattgagttgagatttgcagaaaagtaaatggcggaaaagtaaataatagaaaatgtaattgctggaagtaaatggcagaatgtaaatgacggaaagtaaattgcagaatcttaaacgggGGTTTGGgaaaatgaacataaaagtaaatggcagaaattaaagagaatgggtaagatcagaaatgggggattcattgggctcagaagatgttgtattctccggatcaagttcattcttatctcttcctcaatcaatgcattcattgatctccgtggcaatcttaagtgattggattccaattccttggtaattcaatctctcaaatcttgatc is drawn from Arachis hypogaea cultivar Tifrunner chromosome 12, arahy.Tifrunner.gnm2.J5K5, whole genome shotgun sequence and contains these coding sequences:
- the LOC112729917 gene encoding uncharacterized protein; its protein translation is MAKQKAIAQIYGDWEESYNKVSKLFQALQSYFPGTLCDVRVKPFYDGHLLVRDCSMFDKVFWSFPSCVEAFKHCKPFVSIDGTHLYGMYGGVLLIAVAQDGNSNILPIAFAIVESESTESWLFFLTNPRRHVTLQDGLLVISDRSQAIKVVLSAEDSGWTPPRAYHAYCIGHMAANFMTRFKSAEGKKYLINATYSPSKADYEWYMDALRGVSPTMVNWTSCFRNDIWLQHCDGGRRFGHMTTNLSECINAMLKGTRYLPISVIVHITYER